The proteins below come from a single Penaeus monodon isolate SGIC_2016 chromosome 23, NSTDA_Pmon_1, whole genome shotgun sequence genomic window:
- the LOC119587725 gene encoding uncharacterized protein LOC119587725 isoform X5: MRDASPDEEFGKILKSRFQNRKCRRGKQGAQIYVYKNVIIKTKAASMVSQETKKGYKPKAKSSDHFSSMDYKLFNGIQSIADSLGQSGITPESSSSKMLLPVDFSSIKNGSFNNQQSVPGHHGQLPMTPRLHTEASSANVSSEATSPLDLRLPAAVARRKLLLSTNPYEYSNYENINNHKKSKIDVLGVLEVQHQNKEEDDRSVCSSLSELSSLAKESSDGNSENDENPHDIADKDHDFMTVFTDNHSTALGSKDNMEYVFCNRDLSSPQKSMLLDVEVRDIEVEEESCLYLDYDQANTNAISEKYFKDKLQRKTSDRHSNVKVTEDHFVARPEGGEVKGIAATDLNEGPAQEETRSTPRSSEGQTVTKVETLNRKTIETNRMALGRRWVDHNLRDRPGKRTFPWEIAAAYARDRPEEPLTDTNFAVLIRSKFPSRRKKITSGPRTIYYYQDLELTNPSQLVDNSSVLRETTQDGQNLTPNAPAILMSGDDGAPVAVLNPPAESVFTMNGKPYVSLKIMVSPSSTSSAGDPSNSKGQKTLSYEAVANCKTKNEGSEEGIVNHPHNARVFESSCGSPDKSNDGMLITDQSLTEGGDIGCAEHPGRDQSQSGDDGMFSKSIASLERSVRDQSLAGNDGMFSDGTVPPKHPMEDVTSSAICQNLVDTIKAEPIDAETDLLITVEPSDVNTNPTVTKMDMAVSDYLHKEMLSEEICSYVHDEGCIKSRTSEDQGSQETDSPKKEGNINSLTKQVADFTSKSLEHKEKSDVRNLSSDSIHKEINKSVVKFQNLFSLERKLSRSSESRKSRKRDRLIQTFDAKGKRPRPNDHQANKRPNLDRYKRLSGHATQSSSIRKMVVLEHRKRKAKRWKAVEQNSLRIREVLQVAFHFFSAGSRLSGDERARRLEATIYGNNPAVSYREPSSPSSETNNYACRTSSHFIESTKSLTYSQVTSLLRHHQTCQGLGCSYSSNLCLTLRAMYSHITIFSHRCQVWEHFTDLVGLHTKSCHQWDCQLAFCLYVKHDTHLSGTSVRSDYEEGDLLRKEFDRCESHGPHGARLYCGHLPRIQIPLCGEVDSVSMKATECHYRDGVEARTLRLLGNFALPGSSPSFVTPIINTLCVTADMLKDYSSEAD; encoded by the exons ATGCGAGACGCCTCTCCTGATGAAGAG TTTGGGAAGATTTTGAAATCAAGATTCCAGAACAGAAAATGCCGCCGGGGCAAGCAGGGAGCCCAGATCTACGTCTACAAAAATGTGATCATCAAGACAAAAGCAGCAAGTATGGTGAGTCAAGAAACCAAGAAGGGTTACAAACCAAAAGCCAAGTCGTCAGACCACTTTTCTTCCATGGATTATAAGCTTTTTAATGGTATCCAGTCCATTGCTGATTCCCTTGGACAGTCAGGCATAACACCAGAGTCTTCGAGTTCGAAAATGCTGCTACCAGTCGATTTTTCTTCCATAAAAAACGGGTCTTTTAACAATCAACAGTCCGTTCCTGGACATCACGGACAGTTACCCATGACGCCAAGACTTCATACGGAAGCCTCTTCGGCCAATGTGAGCTCAGAAGCAACTTCACCTCTTGATTTACGTCTTCCAGCTGCTGTAGCCCGAAGGAAGTTATTGTTATCAACTAACCCTTATGAATACAGCAACTATGAAAACATCAATAACcacaaaaagtcaaagatagatgtaCTGGGTGTTCTGGAAGTTCAGCATCAGAACAAAGAAGAGGATGATAGAAGTGTCTGTAGTAGTTTGAGTGAATTGTCAAGCTTGGCTAAGGAGAGTAGTGATGGGAATTCGGAGAATGATGAAAATCCACACGACATTGCTGATAAAGATCATGATTTCATGACCGTGTTTACGGACAATCACTCGACAGCATTGGGTAGTAAAGATAACATGGAATATGTCTTTTGTAACAGAGATTTAAGTTCGCCCCAAAAATCTATGCTTCTGGATGTGGAGGTCAGggatatagaagtggaagaagagagcTGCCTTTACTTGGATTATGACCAAGCCAATACAAACGCCATcagtgaaaaatattttaaagataaattgCAGAGGAAAACATCAGACAGACACTCGAACGTGAAAGTGACGGAAGACCATTTTGTTGCAAGACCAGAGGGGGGAGAAGTAAAAGGAATTGCCGCAACTGACTTGAATGAGGGACCAGCTCAAGAGGAGACCCGAAGCACACCAAGATCCTCAGAGGGACAAACTGTGACGAAAGTGGAAACCTTGAACAGGAAGACAATAGAAACTAACAGGATGGCTCTGGGACGCAGGTGGGTGGACCACAATCTACGGGATCGACCAGGAAAGCGGACCTTCCCCTGGGAGATCGCCGCAGCATATGCGCGGGACCGCCCTGAAGAACCTCTGACTGACACTAAT TTTGCTGTGCTGATCAGAAGTAAATTCCcttcaagaagaaagaaaataaccagTGGACCCAGAACCATTTATTACTACCAAGATCTGGAACTAACCAATCCGTCACAGCTGGTAGACAATTCTTCTGTCCTCAGAGAAACCACTCAAGATGGTCAAAACTTAACCCCTAATGCACCAGCCATCCTGATGTCTGGGGATGATGGTGCACCGGTGGCCGTGTTGAATCCACCAGCCGAGAGTGTGTTTACCATGAACGGCAAGCCTTATGTTTCCTTGAAAATAATGGTCTCACCTTCGAGTACGTCTAGTGCTGGGGATCCCTCGAATTCAAAAGGACAGAAGACTCTTTCATATGAGGCTGTTGCAAACTGTAAGACTAAAAATGAAGGATCTGAAGAAGGGATAGTCAACCATCCTCACAATGCACGAGTGTTTGAATCAAGCTGCGGTTCTCCAGACAAAAGCAACGATGGCATGCTAATAACAGATCAGAGTCTCACTGAGGGTGGTGACATAGGATGTGCAGAACATCCAGGGAGAGATCAAAGTCAAAGTGGGGATGATGGGATGTTCAGTAAAAGCATAGCATCTCTAGAACGTTCGGTGAGAGATCAAAGCCTTGCTGGAAATGATGGGATGTTCAGTGATGGCACAGTGCCTCCAAAACACCCCATGGAAGATGTAACATCATCAGCCATTTGTCAGAATTTAGTGGATACAATCAAAGCAGAACCGATAGATGCGGAAACTGATCTATTAATCACTGTTGAGCCCAGTGACGTAAACACGAATCCAACAGTAACAAAGATGGATATGGCCGTCTCAGACTATCTACACAAGGAAATGTTAAGTGAAGAGATTTGCAGTTATGTCCACGATGAAGGATGCATAAAAAGTCGAACGTCAGAGGATCAAGGGTCCCAAGAAACAGACAGTccaaagaaagaagggaatataAATTCTTTAACAAAACAGGTGGCTGATTTTACTTCCAAATCTCTCGAACACAAAGAAAAATCAGATGTCAGAAATCTATCTTCTGATAGCAtccataaagaaataaataagtctGTAGTCAAATTCCAGAATTTGTTTTCATTGGAACGGAAATTGTCTCGAAGTTCTGAATCACGGAAATCTAGGAAAAGAGATCGGTTGATTCAAACCTTTGATGCGAAAGGTAAACGCCCGAGACCAAATGATCATCAGGCAAATAAACGGCCAAACTTGGATAGATACAAGAGGCTGAGTGGACACGCTACTCAATCATCATCCATTAGGAAAATGGTTGTATTAGAACACCGCAAGCGAAAAGCAAAACGATGGAAAGCAGTAGAGCAGAATAGCTTACGAATACGTGAAGTCCTGCAAGTCGCTTTTCACTTCTTCTCAGCTGGATCCAGACTATCAGGCGACGAGCGCGCCAGAAGGCTCGAAGCCACGATTTACGGAAACAATCCAGCTGTAAGTTATAGAGAACCATCTTCACCTTCTTCTGAAACCAATAATTATGCTTGCCGAACGTCTTCCCATTTTATAGAGTCAACCAAATCTCTAACCTACAGTCAAGTTACATCTTTACTTAGACACCATCAGACGTGCCAAGGATTAGGATGCTCTTACAGCTCTAATCTGTGCCTGACTCTACGAGCAATGTACTCGCACATCACCATTTTTAGCCACCGTTGCCAAGTGTGGGAGCATTTCACAGACCTAGTGGGACTCCATACCAAGTCTTGTCACCAGTGGGACTGCCAGCTTGCGTTTTGTCTCTACGTGAAACACGACACACATCTAAGTGGTACAAGTGTGAGGTCGGACTACGAGGAGGGAGACCTCTTGAGGAAAGAGTTCGATCGATGCGAGAGTCACGGACCGCACGGAGCAAGGCTTTACTGTGGCCATTTGCCTCGAATCCAAATCCCACTCTGCGGAGAGGTTGATAGTGTTAGTATGAAAGCGACGGAGTGCCACTATAGGGATGGGGTTGAGGCTAGGACGCTGAGACTTCTCGGGAACTTTGCACTACCTGGCTCAAGTCCGTCCTTTGTTACGCCTATTATAAATACTCTTTGTGTGACTGCGGATATGTTAAAAGATTATTCTAGTGAAGCTGATTAA
- the LOC119587725 gene encoding uncharacterized protein LOC119587725 isoform X4 — translation MSGYIPTWRSVCEKWIQEALEEKEGEVTPVYVLYNAYLKDNPQQYLDIAQFGKILKSRFQNRKCRRGKQGAQIYVYKNVIIKTKAASMVSQETKKGYKPKAKSSDHFSSMDYKLFNGIQSIADSLGQSGITPESSSSKMLLPVDFSSIKNGSFNNQQSVPGHHGQLPMTPRLHTEASSANVSSEATSPLDLRLPAAVARRKLLLSTNPYEYSNYENINNHKKSKIDVLGVLEVQHQNKEEDDRSVCSSLSELSSLAKESSDGNSENDENPHDIADKDHDFMTVFTDNHSTALGSKDNMEYVFCNRDLSSPQKSMLLDVEVRDIEVEEESCLYLDYDQANTNAISEKYFKDKLQRKTSDRHSNVKVTEDHFVARPEGGEVKGIAATDLNEGPAQEETRSTPRSSEGQTVTKVETLNRKTIETNRMALGRRWVDHNLRDRPGKRTFPWEIAAAYARDRPEEPLTDTNFAVLIRSKFPSRRKKITSGPRTIYYYQDLELTNPSQLVDNSSVLRETTQDGQNLTPNAPAILMSGDDGAPVAVLNPPAESVFTMNGKPYVSLKIMVSPSSTSSAGDPSNSKGQKTLSYEAVANCKTKNEGSEEGIVNHPHNARVFESSCGSPDKSNDGMLITDQSLTEGGDIGCAEHPGRDQSQSGDDGMFSKSIASLERSVRDQSLAGNDGMFSDGTVPPKHPMEDVTSSAICQNLVDTIKAEPIDAETDLLITVEPSDVNTNPTVTKMDMAVSDYLHKEMLSEEICSYVHDEGCIKSRTSEDQGSQETDSPKKEGNINSLTKQVADFTSKSLEHKEKSDVRNLSSDSIHKEINKSVVKFQNLFSLERKLSRSSESRKSRKRDRLIQTFDAKGKRPRPNDHQANKRPNLDRYKRLSGHATQSSSIRKMVVLEHRKRKAKRWKAVEQNSLRIREVLQVAFHFFSAGSRLSGDERARRLEATIYGNNPAVSYREPSSPSSETNNYACRTSSHFIESTKSLTYSQVTSLLRHHQTCQGLGCSYSSNLCLTLRAMYSHITIFSHRCQVWEHFTDLVGLHTKSCHQWDCQLAFCLYVKHDTHLSGTSVRSDYEEGDLLRKEFDRCESHGPHGARLYCGHLPRIQIPLCGEVDSVSMKATECHYRDGVEARTLRLLGNFALPGSSPSFVTPIINTLCVTADMLKDYSSEAD, via the exons ATGAG TGGATACATTCCTACGTGGCGCTCAGTTTGCGAGAAATGGATCCAAGAGGctttggaggagaaggaaggcgaaGTCACTCCCGTCTATGTCCTTTACAATGCCTACTTAAAGGATAACCCCCAACAGTACCTGGATATAGCCCAG TTTGGGAAGATTTTGAAATCAAGATTCCAGAACAGAAAATGCCGCCGGGGCAAGCAGGGAGCCCAGATCTACGTCTACAAAAATGTGATCATCAAGACAAAAGCAGCAAGTATGGTGAGTCAAGAAACCAAGAAGGGTTACAAACCAAAAGCCAAGTCGTCAGACCACTTTTCTTCCATGGATTATAAGCTTTTTAATGGTATCCAGTCCATTGCTGATTCCCTTGGACAGTCAGGCATAACACCAGAGTCTTCGAGTTCGAAAATGCTGCTACCAGTCGATTTTTCTTCCATAAAAAACGGGTCTTTTAACAATCAACAGTCCGTTCCTGGACATCACGGACAGTTACCCATGACGCCAAGACTTCATACGGAAGCCTCTTCGGCCAATGTGAGCTCAGAAGCAACTTCACCTCTTGATTTACGTCTTCCAGCTGCTGTAGCCCGAAGGAAGTTATTGTTATCAACTAACCCTTATGAATACAGCAACTATGAAAACATCAATAACcacaaaaagtcaaagatagatgtaCTGGGTGTTCTGGAAGTTCAGCATCAGAACAAAGAAGAGGATGATAGAAGTGTCTGTAGTAGTTTGAGTGAATTGTCAAGCTTGGCTAAGGAGAGTAGTGATGGGAATTCGGAGAATGATGAAAATCCACACGACATTGCTGATAAAGATCATGATTTCATGACCGTGTTTACGGACAATCACTCGACAGCATTGGGTAGTAAAGATAACATGGAATATGTCTTTTGTAACAGAGATTTAAGTTCGCCCCAAAAATCTATGCTTCTGGATGTGGAGGTCAGggatatagaagtggaagaagagagcTGCCTTTACTTGGATTATGACCAAGCCAATACAAACGCCATcagtgaaaaatattttaaagataaattgCAGAGGAAAACATCAGACAGACACTCGAACGTGAAAGTGACGGAAGACCATTTTGTTGCAAGACCAGAGGGGGGAGAAGTAAAAGGAATTGCCGCAACTGACTTGAATGAGGGACCAGCTCAAGAGGAGACCCGAAGCACACCAAGATCCTCAGAGGGACAAACTGTGACGAAAGTGGAAACCTTGAACAGGAAGACAATAGAAACTAACAGGATGGCTCTGGGACGCAGGTGGGTGGACCACAATCTACGGGATCGACCAGGAAAGCGGACCTTCCCCTGGGAGATCGCCGCAGCATATGCGCGGGACCGCCCTGAAGAACCTCTGACTGACACTAAT TTTGCTGTGCTGATCAGAAGTAAATTCCcttcaagaagaaagaaaataaccagTGGACCCAGAACCATTTATTACTACCAAGATCTGGAACTAACCAATCCGTCACAGCTGGTAGACAATTCTTCTGTCCTCAGAGAAACCACTCAAGATGGTCAAAACTTAACCCCTAATGCACCAGCCATCCTGATGTCTGGGGATGATGGTGCACCGGTGGCCGTGTTGAATCCACCAGCCGAGAGTGTGTTTACCATGAACGGCAAGCCTTATGTTTCCTTGAAAATAATGGTCTCACCTTCGAGTACGTCTAGTGCTGGGGATCCCTCGAATTCAAAAGGACAGAAGACTCTTTCATATGAGGCTGTTGCAAACTGTAAGACTAAAAATGAAGGATCTGAAGAAGGGATAGTCAACCATCCTCACAATGCACGAGTGTTTGAATCAAGCTGCGGTTCTCCAGACAAAAGCAACGATGGCATGCTAATAACAGATCAGAGTCTCACTGAGGGTGGTGACATAGGATGTGCAGAACATCCAGGGAGAGATCAAAGTCAAAGTGGGGATGATGGGATGTTCAGTAAAAGCATAGCATCTCTAGAACGTTCGGTGAGAGATCAAAGCCTTGCTGGAAATGATGGGATGTTCAGTGATGGCACAGTGCCTCCAAAACACCCCATGGAAGATGTAACATCATCAGCCATTTGTCAGAATTTAGTGGATACAATCAAAGCAGAACCGATAGATGCGGAAACTGATCTATTAATCACTGTTGAGCCCAGTGACGTAAACACGAATCCAACAGTAACAAAGATGGATATGGCCGTCTCAGACTATCTACACAAGGAAATGTTAAGTGAAGAGATTTGCAGTTATGTCCACGATGAAGGATGCATAAAAAGTCGAACGTCAGAGGATCAAGGGTCCCAAGAAACAGACAGTccaaagaaagaagggaatataAATTCTTTAACAAAACAGGTGGCTGATTTTACTTCCAAATCTCTCGAACACAAAGAAAAATCAGATGTCAGAAATCTATCTTCTGATAGCAtccataaagaaataaataagtctGTAGTCAAATTCCAGAATTTGTTTTCATTGGAACGGAAATTGTCTCGAAGTTCTGAATCACGGAAATCTAGGAAAAGAGATCGGTTGATTCAAACCTTTGATGCGAAAGGTAAACGCCCGAGACCAAATGATCATCAGGCAAATAAACGGCCAAACTTGGATAGATACAAGAGGCTGAGTGGACACGCTACTCAATCATCATCCATTAGGAAAATGGTTGTATTAGAACACCGCAAGCGAAAAGCAAAACGATGGAAAGCAGTAGAGCAGAATAGCTTACGAATACGTGAAGTCCTGCAAGTCGCTTTTCACTTCTTCTCAGCTGGATCCAGACTATCAGGCGACGAGCGCGCCAGAAGGCTCGAAGCCACGATTTACGGAAACAATCCAGCTGTAAGTTATAGAGAACCATCTTCACCTTCTTCTGAAACCAATAATTATGCTTGCCGAACGTCTTCCCATTTTATAGAGTCAACCAAATCTCTAACCTACAGTCAAGTTACATCTTTACTTAGACACCATCAGACGTGCCAAGGATTAGGATGCTCTTACAGCTCTAATCTGTGCCTGACTCTACGAGCAATGTACTCGCACATCACCATTTTTAGCCACCGTTGCCAAGTGTGGGAGCATTTCACAGACCTAGTGGGACTCCATACCAAGTCTTGTCACCAGTGGGACTGCCAGCTTGCGTTTTGTCTCTACGTGAAACACGACACACATCTAAGTGGTACAAGTGTGAGGTCGGACTACGAGGAGGGAGACCTCTTGAGGAAAGAGTTCGATCGATGCGAGAGTCACGGACCGCACGGAGCAAGGCTTTACTGTGGCCATTTGCCTCGAATCCAAATCCCACTCTGCGGAGAGGTTGATAGTGTTAGTATGAAAGCGACGGAGTGCCACTATAGGGATGGGGTTGAGGCTAGGACGCTGAGACTTCTCGGGAACTTTGCACTACCTGGCTCAAGTCCGTCCTTTGTTACGCCTATTATAAATACTCTTTGTGTGACTGCGGATATGTTAAAAGATTATTCTAGTGAAGCTGATTAA
- the LOC119587725 gene encoding uncharacterized protein LOC119587725 isoform X6 — protein sequence MVSQETKKGYKPKAKSSDHFSSMDYKLFNGIQSIADSLGQSGITPESSSSKMLLPVDFSSIKNGSFNNQQSVPGHHGQLPMTPRLHTEASSANVSSEATSPLDLRLPAAVARRKLLLSTNPYEYSNYENINNHKKSKIDVLGVLEVQHQNKEEDDRSVCSSLSELSSLAKESSDGNSENDENPHDIADKDHDFMTVFTDNHSTALGSKDNMEYVFCNRDLSSPQKSMLLDVEVRDIEVEEESCLYLDYDQANTNAISEKYFKDKLQRKTSDRHSNVKVTEDHFVARPEGGEVKGIAATDLNEGPAQEETRSTPRSSEGQTVTKVETLNRKTIETNRMALGRRWVDHNLRDRPGKRTFPWEIAAAYARDRPEEPLTDTNFAVLIRSKFPSRRKKITSGPRTIYYYQDLELTNPSQLVDNSSVLRETTQDGQNLTPNAPAILMSGDDGAPVAVLNPPAESVFTMNGKPYVSLKIMVSPSSTSSAGDPSNSKGQKTLSYEAVANCKTKNEGSEEGIVNHPHNARVFESSCGSPDKSNDGMLITDQSLTEGGDIGCAEHPGRDQSQSGDDGMFSKSIASLERSVRDQSLAGNDGMFSDGTVPPKHPMEDVTSSAICQNLVDTIKAEPIDAETDLLITVEPSDVNTNPTVTKMDMAVSDYLHKEMLSEEICSYVHDEGCIKSRTSEDQGSQETDSPKKEGNINSLTKQVADFTSKSLEHKEKSDVRNLSSDSIHKEINKSVVKFQNLFSLERKLSRSSESRKSRKRDRLIQTFDAKGKRPRPNDHQANKRPNLDRYKRLSGHATQSSSIRKMVVLEHRKRKAKRWKAVEQNSLRIREVLQVAFHFFSAGSRLSGDERARRLEATIYGNNPAVSYREPSSPSSETNNYACRTSSHFIESTKSLTYSQVTSLLRHHQTCQGLGCSYSSNLCLTLRAMYSHITIFSHRCQVWEHFTDLVGLHTKSCHQWDCQLAFCLYVKHDTHLSGTSVRSDYEEGDLLRKEFDRCESHGPHGARLYCGHLPRIQIPLCGEVDSVSMKATECHYRDGVEARTLRLLGNFALPGSSPSFVTPIINTLCVTADMLKDYSSEAD from the exons ATGGTGAGTCAAGAAACCAAGAAGGGTTACAAACCAAAAGCCAAGTCGTCAGACCACTTTTCTTCCATGGATTATAAGCTTTTTAATGGTATCCAGTCCATTGCTGATTCCCTTGGACAGTCAGGCATAACACCAGAGTCTTCGAGTTCGAAAATGCTGCTACCAGTCGATTTTTCTTCCATAAAAAACGGGTCTTTTAACAATCAACAGTCCGTTCCTGGACATCACGGACAGTTACCCATGACGCCAAGACTTCATACGGAAGCCTCTTCGGCCAATGTGAGCTCAGAAGCAACTTCACCTCTTGATTTACGTCTTCCAGCTGCTGTAGCCCGAAGGAAGTTATTGTTATCAACTAACCCTTATGAATACAGCAACTATGAAAACATCAATAACcacaaaaagtcaaagatagatgtaCTGGGTGTTCTGGAAGTTCAGCATCAGAACAAAGAAGAGGATGATAGAAGTGTCTGTAGTAGTTTGAGTGAATTGTCAAGCTTGGCTAAGGAGAGTAGTGATGGGAATTCGGAGAATGATGAAAATCCACACGACATTGCTGATAAAGATCATGATTTCATGACCGTGTTTACGGACAATCACTCGACAGCATTGGGTAGTAAAGATAACATGGAATATGTCTTTTGTAACAGAGATTTAAGTTCGCCCCAAAAATCTATGCTTCTGGATGTGGAGGTCAGggatatagaagtggaagaagagagcTGCCTTTACTTGGATTATGACCAAGCCAATACAAACGCCATcagtgaaaaatattttaaagataaattgCAGAGGAAAACATCAGACAGACACTCGAACGTGAAAGTGACGGAAGACCATTTTGTTGCAAGACCAGAGGGGGGAGAAGTAAAAGGAATTGCCGCAACTGACTTGAATGAGGGACCAGCTCAAGAGGAGACCCGAAGCACACCAAGATCCTCAGAGGGACAAACTGTGACGAAAGTGGAAACCTTGAACAGGAAGACAATAGAAACTAACAGGATGGCTCTGGGACGCAGGTGGGTGGACCACAATCTACGGGATCGACCAGGAAAGCGGACCTTCCCCTGGGAGATCGCCGCAGCATATGCGCGGGACCGCCCTGAAGAACCTCTGACTGACACTAAT TTTGCTGTGCTGATCAGAAGTAAATTCCcttcaagaagaaagaaaataaccagTGGACCCAGAACCATTTATTACTACCAAGATCTGGAACTAACCAATCCGTCACAGCTGGTAGACAATTCTTCTGTCCTCAGAGAAACCACTCAAGATGGTCAAAACTTAACCCCTAATGCACCAGCCATCCTGATGTCTGGGGATGATGGTGCACCGGTGGCCGTGTTGAATCCACCAGCCGAGAGTGTGTTTACCATGAACGGCAAGCCTTATGTTTCCTTGAAAATAATGGTCTCACCTTCGAGTACGTCTAGTGCTGGGGATCCCTCGAATTCAAAAGGACAGAAGACTCTTTCATATGAGGCTGTTGCAAACTGTAAGACTAAAAATGAAGGATCTGAAGAAGGGATAGTCAACCATCCTCACAATGCACGAGTGTTTGAATCAAGCTGCGGTTCTCCAGACAAAAGCAACGATGGCATGCTAATAACAGATCAGAGTCTCACTGAGGGTGGTGACATAGGATGTGCAGAACATCCAGGGAGAGATCAAAGTCAAAGTGGGGATGATGGGATGTTCAGTAAAAGCATAGCATCTCTAGAACGTTCGGTGAGAGATCAAAGCCTTGCTGGAAATGATGGGATGTTCAGTGATGGCACAGTGCCTCCAAAACACCCCATGGAAGATGTAACATCATCAGCCATTTGTCAGAATTTAGTGGATACAATCAAAGCAGAACCGATAGATGCGGAAACTGATCTATTAATCACTGTTGAGCCCAGTGACGTAAACACGAATCCAACAGTAACAAAGATGGATATGGCCGTCTCAGACTATCTACACAAGGAAATGTTAAGTGAAGAGATTTGCAGTTATGTCCACGATGAAGGATGCATAAAAAGTCGAACGTCAGAGGATCAAGGGTCCCAAGAAACAGACAGTccaaagaaagaagggaatataAATTCTTTAACAAAACAGGTGGCTGATTTTACTTCCAAATCTCTCGAACACAAAGAAAAATCAGATGTCAGAAATCTATCTTCTGATAGCAtccataaagaaataaataagtctGTAGTCAAATTCCAGAATTTGTTTTCATTGGAACGGAAATTGTCTCGAAGTTCTGAATCACGGAAATCTAGGAAAAGAGATCGGTTGATTCAAACCTTTGATGCGAAAGGTAAACGCCCGAGACCAAATGATCATCAGGCAAATAAACGGCCAAACTTGGATAGATACAAGAGGCTGAGTGGACACGCTACTCAATCATCATCCATTAGGAAAATGGTTGTATTAGAACACCGCAAGCGAAAAGCAAAACGATGGAAAGCAGTAGAGCAGAATAGCTTACGAATACGTGAAGTCCTGCAAGTCGCTTTTCACTTCTTCTCAGCTGGATCCAGACTATCAGGCGACGAGCGCGCCAGAAGGCTCGAAGCCACGATTTACGGAAACAATCCAGCTGTAAGTTATAGAGAACCATCTTCACCTTCTTCTGAAACCAATAATTATGCTTGCCGAACGTCTTCCCATTTTATAGAGTCAACCAAATCTCTAACCTACAGTCAAGTTACATCTTTACTTAGACACCATCAGACGTGCCAAGGATTAGGATGCTCTTACAGCTCTAATCTGTGCCTGACTCTACGAGCAATGTACTCGCACATCACCATTTTTAGCCACCGTTGCCAAGTGTGGGAGCATTTCACAGACCTAGTGGGACTCCATACCAAGTCTTGTCACCAGTGGGACTGCCAGCTTGCGTTTTGTCTCTACGTGAAACACGACACACATCTAAGTGGTACAAGTGTGAGGTCGGACTACGAGGAGGGAGACCTCTTGAGGAAAGAGTTCGATCGATGCGAGAGTCACGGACCGCACGGAGCAAGGCTTTACTGTGGCCATTTGCCTCGAATCCAAATCCCACTCTGCGGAGAGGTTGATAGTGTTAGTATGAAAGCGACGGAGTGCCACTATAGGGATGGGGTTGAGGCTAGGACGCTGAGACTTCTCGGGAACTTTGCACTACCTGGCTCAAGTCCGTCCTTTGTTACGCCTATTATAAATACTCTTTGTGTGACTGCGGATATGTTAAAAGATTATTCTAGTGAAGCTGATTAA